The DNA sequence TACGTAGGCAAGGTTGTACGTGCGTAGGCCGAACCGGGTCGTTATGTCGACACAACGACCATGCGCCGGGGTGAGGACGGCACATCCCGCCGCCGACAACGCGTCCGCCAAGGCGGCGTAGAACCCGAGCAGTCGATGCGGGTGCCCGGTACCGAGCAACACGGGCGCGCTGCGCTGGGCGGCAGCCGCGATCCGATCAGCGAACGCATCCAGAGCAGTCAAAGTCCGCTCCGGATCGATCACATCCAGTCCAGATACGCATGCCGGATCGGCCGAAACTCCACATCTGTCCGCCATCAACGCAATCAAATCCCGCTGCCGCCAACTCCCCGCAGGATCAAGCCCAATGACCACACGCGGATCACGAGCCGCGAACAGCCGATAACTCCTCAGACTCACCTCCCGAGAAGTAGCCACGACCCCGGCAAGCCGAGCATCCAGAAGATGGGCACGAAGCGCTCCGCGACTCACCACGAGAGCGATGCTGTCGGACGGAACGGGAGAGAGGCGGAGGAACGGGGAAAGGCCGCACAGTTGGGCTAACAGGGACGGCGCTTCTCGACGCGTCCGGGCATTTCAGCCCGTCTGGGGGTACCCCCTCTGGGGGAGTTTGAGG is a window from the Streptomyces sp. NBC_00299 genome containing:
- a CDS encoding phosphatase, yielding MVSRGALRAHLLDARLAGVVATSREVSLRSYRLFAARDPRVVIGLDPAGSWRQRDLIALMADRCGVSADPACVSGLDVIDPERTLTALDAFADRIAAAAQRSAPVLLGTGHPHRLLGFYAALADALSAAGCAVLTPAHGRCVDITTRFGLRTYNLAYVRGVALVREPDPSRPGCEPGAHTHSPLPVRTALAAAAEAGGPLPELVIGDHGWVCGAGQLGFEAIGLADTDDPALFVGEAEGVVSVVVPLDDAVRSGYYRPLTRYVLNRACLSQ